The Pochonia chlamydosporia 170 chromosome 1, whole genome shotgun sequence genome window below encodes:
- a CDS encoding high-affinity nicotinic acid transporter (similar to Coprinopsis cinerea okayama7#130 XP_001836599.1): MEKSSPTQTQDPQTSDGDVESKIAAVEVEESTFTPAETKRLLRKVDWALLPFLSFLYLLSFLDRANIGNAKLAGLEADLGMKGKYDYNIAVSIFYPLYVAAEIPSNLAMKRFRPSIWIPSIMVAWGVICVAMGLVKNFPGLLAARAALGLAEGGLFPGIAYYISLWYRRHECGLRVAIFFSAATAAGAFGGLLARGIMEMKGLGGLNGWSWIFIIEGIITVVVAIAAYFILHDYPTTAKFLAPSEKDELVRRLKQDQSVLSDEFKKKFIIDALKDWKIYVQMVIFFAILTPLYSVSIFLPTIIKSLGYANEIAQLMSAPPYMAACLCTLFAGYYSDKKGHRGIYILFFCAIGALGFAILATVHNNGAKYFACFLVAIGTYPNIPLSVAWNSNNIGGSLKRGVGIAMVVGFGNLGGAVSGFMFRNDEAPRYFSGHLTLVAMMVLTGVCSGLLTWYLRKENARRDAAYKAPELYTVEEKLLESEKGDNATFFRYTV; encoded by the exons ATGGagaaatcatcaccaacacagACTCAAGATCCTCAGACCAGCGACGGGGATGTTGAATCCAAAATCGCAGCTGTCGAAGTTGAAGAATCAACATTTACGCCTGCGGAAACTAAGCGTCTTCTTCGAAAAGTCGATTGGGCGTTGCTGCCGTTCCTATCATTCCTTTACCTGTTGTCGTTTCTGGATCGCGCCAACATTGGAAACGCAAAACTGGCCGGTTTGGAAGCAGATTTGGGCATGAAGGGCAAATATGACTACAAT ATTGCCGTTTCCATCTTCTACCCGCTGTACGTGGCAGCCGAGATCCCATCGAATCTTGCAATGAAGAGATTCAGACCGTCCATATGGATCCCCAGCATCATGGTCGCCTGGGGAGTAATATGTGTCGCCATGGGTCTTGTCAAGAATTTCCCTGGCTTGCTTGCGGCACGAGCAGCACTGGGCTTGGCAGAGGGAGGATTGTTTCCCGGCATTGCGTATTA TATTAGTTTGTGGTATCGAAGACACGAGTGCGGTCTCCGTGTGGCTATATTCTTCTCtgctgccacggctgccGGTGCATTTGGTGGTCTTTTGGCGCGTGGTATCATGGAGATGAAAGGTCTTGGGGGCCTGAACGGGTGGTCGTGGATCTTTATCATTGAGGGTATCATTACcgttgttgttg CAATCGCGGCCTACTTCATCCTGCATGATTATCCCACCACCGCCAAGTTCCTCGCACCCAGCGAAAAGGACGAACTTGTACGCCGCCTCAAGCAGGACCAGTCTGTGCTCTCAGACGAGTTTAAGAAGAAGTTCATTATCGATGCCCTCAAAGACTGGAAAATTTACGTCCAGATggtcatcttctttgccatcCTCACCCCTCTTTATAGCGTGTCGATTTTCCTGCCGACTATCATTAAAAGCTTGGGATATGCCAATGAGATTGCGCAGCTGATGAGTGCGCCACCGTATATGGCGGCCTGTTTATGTACCTTGTTCGCGGGGTATTATTCCGATAAAAAGGGGCATAGAGGCATCTAtattcttttcttttgtgCCATTGG GGCTCTTGGATTCGCAATACTGGCCACGGTTCACAACAACGGTGCTAAATACTTTGCTTGTTTCCTCGTAGCCATCGGAACGTATCCAAACATCCCCCTGTCTGTGGCATggaacagcaacaacattgGCGGCTCATTGAAGCGTGGTGTGGGCATTGCCATGGTTGTCGGGTTT GGAAACTTGGGTGGTGCCGTGTCCGGCTTCATGTTCCGCAACGACGAAGCGCCCCGGTATTTCTCTGGCCACCTCACCCttgtggccatgatggtgctCACCGGTGTTTGCTCCGGTCTTCTGACATGGTATCTGCGGAAGGAGAATGCGCGCCGGGACGCGGCATACAAGGCACCAGAGCTGTACACGgtcgaggagaagctgctggagaGTGAGAAGGGAGACAATGCTACATTCTTTAGATACACGGTTTAG
- a CDS encoding RTA-like protein (similar to Metarhizium robertsii ARSEF 23 XP_007816240.1), giving the protein MEAGCGSTCPVPGGFYSYSPNVGGNVVLLAFYALSLPAALYIGIRSNTPIFSATLATGLFLSIVGFLGRILLHQSPDSPVYFLLSLLGTVLGPSTVSVSILVVFPHILSVYGERLSPFKPMLAELGLYTLIAIAIGVEMVGIVFISYGFNGVTRTKSASILVAGLSVQAAALLTGAAVYFSFVLTLSSGHGVPDDRHSNVYTAPRFGRFLRGLEISTTLLLAYSIYRIVEFAGGVDSGLFQNEAAFMVMDGALPLASGMLLTALHPGAAFGAVWKQTSPRQYKRPSLLPLHEGEPRHSYTTHHAYDPNIRKQFCPKSAVSQRTATSSHSTDIHHGSPGLPSNPRPSQKPPSPMIPSPMSTVATNKRFSERSERRVKAQQDMVDTDALW; this is encoded by the exons ATGGAAGCCGGCTGTGGCTCAACGTGCCCAGTTCCAGGCGGATTTTACAGCTATAGCCCAAATGTCGGTGGCAACGTGGTGCTACTTGCATTCTACGCCCTCTCTTTGCCCGCCGCCCTGTATATTGGGATAAGATCAAACACTCCTATCTTTTCAGCAACGCTGGCCACAGGGCTCTTCCTGAGCATTGTTGGCTTTCTCGGCCGAATCTTGCTTCATCAAAGTCCCGACAGCCCTGTATACTTCTTGCTGTCCTTGTTGGGCACAGTATTAGGTCCATCAACAGTCTCAGTGTCgatcctcgtcgtcttcccTCATATCCTCAGTGTCTATGGAGAGCGTCTTAGTCCGTTCAAGCCTATGCTCGCTGAATTGGGTCTTTATACCTTGATTGCCATTGCGATCGGCGTTGAgatggttggcattgtgTTCATCTCATATGGTTTTAATGGAGTCACA AGAACCAAAAGCGCCTCCATTCTGGTTGCTGGCCTGAGTGTACAGGCCGCGGCACTACTAACCGGCGCTGCGGTCTACTTCTCTTTCGTCTTAACCCTCAGTTCTGGGCATGGTGTCCCAGATGATAGGCACTCGAATGTGTATACTGCACCGCGATTTGGAAGATTTCTTAGAG GCCTCGAGATTTCCACGACTCTGCTACTTGCGTACTCGATCTATCGAATAGTCGAGTTTGCTGGCGGCGTAGATAGTGGGTTGTTTCAAAACGAGGCGGCCTTTATGGTTATGGACGGCGCCCTACCTTTGGCATCTGGGATGCTCTTGACGGCATTGCATCCTGGCGCTGCTTTCGGGGCAGTCTGGAAACAGACGTCACCTCGCCAATATAAACGACCGAGCCTGTTGCCTCTTCATGAAGGGGAGCCTCGGCATAGCTATACCACCCACCACGCTTACGATCCCAATATCCGAAAACAATTTTGCCCCAAGTCCGCCGTCTCGCAACGAACGGCTACCAGTTCTCACTCGACAGATATTCACCATGGGTCTCCAGGTCTTCCATCGAATCCAAGACCCAGCCAGAAACCCCCAAGTCCAATGATACCATCTCCAATGTCTACGGTGGCTACGAACAAGCGGTTTAGCGAGAGATCCGAAAGAAGAGTCAAGGCACAGCAAGACATGGTGGACACTGATGCTTTGTGGTAG
- a CDS encoding arrestin domain-containing protein (similar to Neurospora crassa OR74A XP_960789.2): protein MSIRIALDKQPEFYTNLDHVTGRIILGLNRPEQVGSIVVKLEGESVTALQVPNPYEDNGPRPPGPLPGPPGSIVSENHKILYKVQQVFPDEYHSSSSNPYGAFPLQPGEHEFPFKFKLPINNACSDPMAMSKIGGLAGVGGFGSGGGLFGMGGVRFMDGTKQLHLQHVTRTLPPSLTGYPMEAEIRYYIKVTIQRPGFLKENWRYQIGYKFLPIEPPRPSSTGQEAFARRPFTFRPRSPVPQNKKKNPFFSSKKGDKDETSGMDGTGADSPEVAPAPSIEMSARLPHPSIFTCNQPVPLRLIAKKLVNSPEQVHLVSFQMDLIGITEVRAYNIYNKKVNRWVVVSTNDLNIPLTSGPDAEVGSEVAVPDTLWKDKTLPNTVAPSFVTCNLSRRYEVEIKLGLCWGKPKSGFISNHPQTIFLPLHFGTVEVFSGITPPPELVEAARNTRPGRATLSIPPRLPPRPSHSAPSTPVSAQQNQSLNSNSSQAQAQPPPMPQRPPQDPLYPPQLLPGQTVPPYDDAPPSYDEAIAENLSGPFDGMQSRPAYSGVTNENAPSQMPAEKR from the coding sequence ATGTCCATCCGCATAGCTCTCGACAAGCAGCCCGAATTCTACACCAATCTCGACCATGTGACAGGACGCATAATACTAGGGCTTAATCGCCCAGAGCAAGTCGGCAGCATTGTTGTCAAGCTAGAAGGCGAGTCGGTTACCGCTTTGCAGGTTCCAAATCCATACGAAGACAACGGTCCTCGACCTCCCGGCCCGCTGCCAGGTCCGCCTGGCAGCATCGTGAGCGAAAATCATAAAATCCTATACAAGGTGCAGCAGGTTTTCCCCGACGAATATCATTCGAGCTCTTCGAATCCATACGGCGCCTTTCCACTGCAACCGGGAGAACACGAGTTCCCCTTCAAGTTCAAACTACCCATCAACAATGCGTGCAGCGACCCAATGGCCATGTCCAAGATTGGCGGCCTCGCGGGAGTAGGCGGCTTCGGATCTGGAGGTGGTCTCTTCGGCATGGGTGGAGTTCGATTCATGGATGGCACGAAACAGTTGCACCTCCAACATGTTACACGAACTCTTCCTCCCTCTCTGACAGGGTACCCCATGGAAGCGGAGATTCGCTATTACATTAAAGTCACAATCCAACGACCGGGGTTTCTGAAAGAGAATTGGAGATACCAAATTGGATACAAATTCCTTCCCATCGAGCCTCCAAGGCCATCGTCCACAGGACAAGAGGCGTTTGCCCGGCGACCATTCACGTTTCGACCGCGATCACCAGTCCCCCagaataaaaagaagaatcccttcttctcatcaaagaAAGGGGACAAGGATGAAACCTCGGGTATGGATGGCACGGGCGCCGACTCGCCAGAGGTAGCCCCAGCGCCGTCAATTGAGATGTCGGCCCGCCTGCCTCATCCTTCGATATTTACCTGCAACCAACCAGTTCCTCTGCGGCTAATTGCAAAAAAGCTGGTCAATAGTCCAGAGCAAGTCCACCTGGTTTCGTTTCAGATGGATCTCATCGGTATTACCGAAGTGAGAGCGTacaacatctacaacaagaAGGTCAATCGCTGGGTAGTCGTATCCACCAACGACCTAAACATACCCTTGACATCCGGACCAGACGCAGAAGTTGGATCAGAGGTCGCAGTGCCCGATACTTTGTggaaagacaagacattgcCCAATACTGTTGCGCCGTCGTTTGTCACCTGCAACCTGTCGCGAAGATACGAGGTGGAAATAAAGCTAGGACTATGCTGGGGCAAGCCGAAATCCGGGTTCATTAGCAACCACCCTCAAACAATCTTCCTTCCGTTGCATTTCGGCACGGTAGAGGTCTTCTCAGGCATCACGCCACCACCCGAGCTCGTCGAGGCAGCTAGAAATACCCGGCCTGGTAGGGCAACGCTGAGTATTccaccaaggctgccacCACGACCGAGCCATTCAGCACCAAGCACACCGGTTTCAGCACAACAAAACCAGAGCTTGAATTCCAATTCAAGCCAAGCACAGGCGCAACCACCGCCCATGCCACAGAGACCACCACAAGATCCATTGTATCCTCCTCAATTACTACCCGGACAGACGGTACCACCGTACGACGACGCGCCACCGAGCTACGACGAAGCCATTGCCGAGAACTTGTCAGGTCCGTTTGACGGGATGCAATCCCGACCAGCATACAGCGGTGTTACAAACGAGAATGCGCCAAGTCAAATGCCTGCGGAGAAGAGATAA
- a CDS encoding triacylglycerol lipase (similar to Cordyceps militaris CM01 XP_006673637.1), which translates to MSKCLPRSVPLASLRIHHARHPLSHRHISSTSHNQRSRDPRIRDVGRQIEDDYAAIREHYATPKYPIVLAHGLLGFSELHVPPFPRIQYWHGIREALTAQGATVITATVPPSSSIAERAAKLADDITSAGVDVSAGVNVVAHSMGGLDARWMISNILKPERSLKVASLTTISTPHHGSPFADYVLHSSSGIMYLPRLYRLLERAGLSTSAFSQLTTSYMRDEFNPRTRDDEAVRYFSYGAMMAPPPLLSPFRIPKRIIEEVEGVNDGLVSVESARWGAYQGTLVGVNHLDLINWPNRVRWMVRGWIGVRKRFNAVAFYLGIADMLAREGL; encoded by the exons ATGAGTAAATGCCTCCCGCGAAGCGTACCGCTCGCTTCCCTACGCATACATCACGCCCGCCATCCACTCTCACACCGccacatctcatcaacatcacacaATCAACGTTCCCGCGATCCTCGCATCCGCGACGTCGGCAGACAAATCGAAGATGACTACGCAGCTATTCGCGAACACTACG CCACGCCGAAATACCCCATCGTCCTAGCCCACGGCCTCCTAGGCTTCTCGGAGCTGCACGTCCCTCCCTTCCCACGCATCCAATACTGGCACGGCATACGGGAAGCGCTCACCGCACAAGGCGCAACAGTCATCACCGCCACCGTCCCCCCGTCAAGCTCCATCGCCGAAAGGGCAGCCAAGCTCGCAGATGACATTACAAGCGCAGGCGTCGACGTAAGCGCGGGCGTCAACGTCGTCGCCCACAGTATGGGCGGCCTGGACGCGCGGTGGATGATATCAAACATCCTCAAGCCGGAAAGAAGCTTAAAAGTCGCGTCCTTGACAACTATTTCGACGCCGCACCATGGATCGCCCTTTGCGGATTACGTGCTGCACTCGTCGTCGGGGATAATGTACCTGCCGCGTTTGTATCGACTTCTTGAGCGGGCGGGCCTGTCGACGAGTGCGTTTTCCCAGCTCACCACGTCGTATATGAGGGATGAGTTTAATCCCAGGACGAGGGATGACGAGGCGGTGCGGTACTTTTCGTATggggcgatgatggcgccgccgccgttgttGAGTCCGTTTCGTATCCCGAAGAGGATTATAGAGGAGGTGGAGGGTGTGAATGATGGGTTGGTGAGCGTTGAGAGTGCGCGCTGGGGAGCGTATCAGGGGACGTTGGTGGGTGTGAATCATTTGGATTTGATTAATTGGCCGAATAGGGTGCGGTGGATGGTGAGAGGGTGGATTGGCGTGAGGAAGAGGTTTAATGCTGTGGCATTTTATTTGGGCATTGCTGATATGTTGGCGAGGGAGggattgtga
- a CDS encoding sulfate transporter (similar to Cordyceps militaris CM01 XP_006673635.1) codes for MPSWVGHLRRVNAHNVSTFRRAPLAEISGSLGDLGTLLPLMIALAVQGSIHLGSTLVFSGIFNIITGVVFGIPLPVQPMKAIASAAISSGENAPKDVVTAAGQWVGAAVLVMSVTGLLRWSVSVVPIPVVKGIQLGAGLSLVVGAGTSLLQPLHWVHPVLDNRLWALFAFLVLIVTQRLPKFPYAFIFFILAIVFALIAVLTSHHHLPWFHIWHPHFTPPAWFGPGDNAPALWMAIGQLPLTTLNSIIAVTALAADLLPDLPTPSVTSIGISIACMNLSGTWLGAMPLCHGSGGLAAQYRFGARSGASIIFLGLVKLLVGLIFGETLIDLLKSYPKSILGIMVLAAGLELAKVGYSLNKGAPDLWEEAVSESFSGRITRVQRDPSDEERLERWTVMLMTTAGILAFKNDAVGFLAGMLCHWAYRMSEWFIKRKRNRLTRGERAPLLSS; via the exons ATGCCGTCGTGGGTGGGCCATTTACGCCGTGTCAATGCACACAATGTATCAACCTTTCGACGTGCGCCGCTGGCTGAAATTTCGGGATCACTTGGGGATCTTGGCACGCTCTTGCCACTCATGATTGCGTTAGCCGTGCAGGGCTCCATTCACTTGGGTTCGACGCTAGTTTTCTCGGGCATTTTTAACATTATCACTGGTGTCGTCTTTGGCATCCCTCTCCCCGTCCAGCCCATGAAG GCTATTGCTTCAGCTGCCATTTCTAGCGGAGAAAATGCACCCAAAGATGTTGTGACTGCCGCTGGTCAGTGGGTAGGAGCAGCAGTACTGGTCATGAGTGTCACTGGCCTATTGCGCTGGTCTGTATCTGTTGTTCCTATTCCCGTTGTTAAAGGCATTCAACTTGGTGCCGGCCTGTCCCTGGTTGTAGGTGCTGGAACATCACTTCTGCAACCGCTACACTGGGTGCATCCTGTCCTGGACAACAGGCTCTGGGCCTTGTTCGCATTTCTCGTCCTCATTGTCACGCAGCGGCTACCCAAGTTCCCGTACGCTTTTATATTTTTTATACTGGCCATCGTTTTTGCTCTTATTGCAGTTCTTACTTCCCATCACCACTTGCCCTGGTTTCATATCTGGCATCCTCACTTCACGCCGCCAGCTTGGTTCGGTCCTGGTGACAATGCTCCTGCACTCTGGATGGCAATTGGACAGCTTCCTTTGACTACGCTCAACTCTATCATTGCCGTCACCGCTCTAGCAGCCGATCTCTTGCCGGACCTCCCCACCCCATCAGTAACTTCTATCGGGATCAGCATCGCATGTATGAACCTCTCTGGTACTTGGCTGGGCGCGATGCCACTTTGCCATGGTTCGGGCGGTTTGGCTGCTCAGTACAGATTCGGCGCACGCTCCGGcgccagcatcatcttcctgGGGCTTGTgaagcttcttgttgggCTTATTTTTGGCGAAACGCTAATTGATCTGCTAAAGTCGTACCCCAAGAGTATTCTCGGAATCATGGTGCTCGCTGCTGGGTTGGAATTAGCAAAGGTAGGCTACTCACTCAACAAGGGAGCTCCTGATCTATGGGAAGAAGCGGTCAGCGAGTCCTTTTCCGGCCGCATCACTAGAGTTCAGAGAGACCCGTCTGATGAGGAGCGTCTTGAGCGATGGactgtgatgttgatgactACTGCGGGTATTCTAGCCTTCAAGAACGATGCGGTAGGCTTCCTAGCAGGGATGCTCTGCCACTGGGCGTATAGGATGTCTGAATGGTTTATCAAGAGAAAGAGGAATCGTTTGACTCGGGGAGAGCGAGCCCCCTTGCTCAGTTCATAA
- a CDS encoding forkhead domain-containing protein (similar to Verticillium alfalfae VaMs.102 XP_003006315.1): MTSSSDGRNGPEHQQDADASMSTPASAELATVTPVPASATNEPATTSTAATVTSGMPATADSTSQNPPTDATATSAQQQAEEPVPVPPSTPKRNGDATNTLAQQPTSASALETPVKSSNTTAAAQAVPEMPKDSDGDTAMTGQTQTQPELSQQQIQKPQPPNVASVATSEQFPPSTPFTPAQMANLDQHAYMMMALASMSGAQNAMSPPPTVTPSQVTLPNMLDDGMNGTASTNALRQGTTEKGLESFARIEFADSVFQMTTYAVIIGRDQRALEQARRDEKRADEHQRRVEENASKGLPPPSPIRHDRSKFSKSYVSEEGGMLGPESDSEGSGRPPKRRKTSTNGSSQQEVEESQENVISNRQYVSHTPGAAAVDLSSLRPSPYHVPFIGIHSPGPNIAGKTKAISREHLKIAYNKEEGVFEAYPLHKNGFFCEDVHYKSDKVVLKCGDRLQIKDVDFRFIINGVEKGRTGAEEYLEEEPVPKKRQSHGGKEMSFDFEQSHGNGEVQDTSDELSDVEISPQAISDGEDEEEDEVEGEEGDEGEEGEEGDGDDQGDDSELKNESTADLDLSVPQIPKKRGPGRPPKNGIMSKREQRLLKKQQQEMAKKTLPQAPPVEPPIKRKVGRPRKHPLPENAGDRPEKRKYKPRKPKEEGGEGSDAERRAREKKEKKARPKSPPLELKIEDYTDEQLQKPNKNYGVLIDETLTAAGPDGLTLKQIYKRICQRYPWFYFHTETKGWESSVRHNLIGNEAFKKDETTNLWSRVPGVELDAGKKRKATSPDRGLAAQGYGPYSYPYNAAQHMPPGAAAGYPPGQAPPGYPALGYQGQPGQVPRPMQPYAPAPAHAGQPTAPAPAAAAAAAQPVAPTQLPGYGPPPAPARAQPGVPQPGTYSSPYASRPPPPPSSAPVKTEPGTAHPGATAPAPVQPPPQVAQAAASRIGAKTVPGSAGSPQTSTPGSRPSATPPTTAPPRPVIEPRLLSAVVGLKDGLVDNLKKARNPKAEAIVMSALNRCVGLKKEATENDKMESICIKGIRQVIEGFTKNKSLAPGGSASTETPPIFEPRVLASLNGFKDVSIKALKVRLGEARAEAITLSAIDRVLGFANASIVPQPSEGDSASTPTGNLQGVEQHLISSIQQLLKGMNQKLKDD, translated from the coding sequence ATGACTTCGTCCAGCGACGGCCGCAATGGCCCCGAGCACCAGCAGGATGCAGATGCTTCCATGTCTACTCCTGCCTCAGCGGAACTTGCGACCGTGACGCCAGTGCCGGCCAGCGCGACCAACGAACCCGCGACGACATCTACGGCCGCGACCGTGACTTCTGGGATGCCTGCGACAGCCGACTCTACTTCTCAAAACCCTCCAACTGACGCAACCGCCACGTCTGCGCAACAACAGGCTGAGGAACCTGTGCCTGTACCGCCTTCAACTCCGAAGCGCAATGGTGACGCGACCAACACCTTAGCGCAACAACCTACCTCAGCGTCTGCTTTAGAAACCCCCGTAAAGAGCAGTAACACCACTGCAGCCGCCCAAGCCGTGCCGGAGATGCCAAAGGATTCAGATGGGGACACTGCCATGACGGGCCAAACGCAAACTCAACCAGAACTTTCCCAGCAGCAAATACAAAAACCTCAGCCTCCAAATGTTGCCAGCGTGGCTACGAGCGAACAGTTTCCCCCCTCGACACCCTTCACGCCCGCACAAATGGCGAACCTCGACCAACATGCCtacatgatgatggctcttgcctccatgtcgggAGCTCAGAATGCCATGTCCCCACCGCCAACAGTTACGCCATCCCAAGTTACACTCCCGAATATGTTGGACGATGGAATGAATGGCACGGCGTCGACAAATGCTTTGCGACAAGGCACTACTGAAAAGGGCTTGGAGTCTTTTGCGCGGATAGAGTTCGCCGACAGTGTCTTTCAAATGACAACCTACGCCGTCATCATTGGCCGTGACCAGCGAGCGTTGGAGCAAGCTCGCCGCGATGAGAAACGGGCAGATGAACACCAGCGCAGGGTCGAGGAGAACGCAAGCAAGGgtctgccgccgccatcaccCATTCGTCATGATCGGAGCAAGTTTAGTAAATCCTACGTCAGTGAGGAAGGTGGTATGCTCGGCCCAGAATCTGACAGCGAGGGGAGTGGACGGCCACCAAAGAGACGGAAAACGAGTACAAATGGATCTTCACAACAGGAGGTCGAGGAATCGCAGGAGAATGTCATCTCAAACCGCCAATATGTATCACATACACCAGGCGCGGCTGCTGTCGACCTGAGTTCTCTCCGCCCGTCACCCTACCACGTTCCATTCATTGGCATTCACTCCCCTGGCCCGAATATTGccggcaagaccaaggccaTCTCAAGAGAGCATCTGAAAATCGCATATAACAAGGAAGAGGGTGTTTTTGAAGCATATCCCCTGCACAAGAACGGCTTTTTCTGCGAAGATGTACACTACAAGAGCGACAAGGTTGTCTTAAAATGCGGCGATCGGTTACAAATCAAGGACGTGGACTTTCGATTCATAATCAACGGCGTTGAAAAGGGACGAACCGGAGCCGAAGAGTATCTGGAAGAAGAGCCTGTTCCCAAGAAACGCCAATCTCATGGTGGCAAAGAAATGagctttgactttgagcaaTCACACGGCAACGGAGAAGTCCAGGATACCAGTGACGAACTCTCTGATGTTGAGATTAGCCCTCAAGCAATATccgatggagaagatgaagaggaagacgaggttgaaggtgaagaaggggatgaaggagaggagggcgaggaaggGGACGGGGACGACCAAGGAGACGATTCTGAACTGAAGAATGAGTCCACCGCCGACCTTGATCTATCAGTACCACAGATACCCAAGAAGAGAGGTCCTGGACGACCGCCgaagaatggcatcatgTCGAAGCGAGAGCAGCGTTTActcaagaagcagcaacaggAGATGGCAAAGAAGACCCTTCCTCAAGCTCCGCCAGTGGAACCGCCGATCAAGCGCAAGGTTGGTCGACCTCGGAAACATCCCTTGCCGGAAAATGCTGGTGACCGCCCAGAGAAGCGCAAGTACAAACCACGGAAGCCCAAGGAAGAGGGTGGTGAAGGATCTGATGCGGAGAGGAGAGCacgagagaagaaggaaaagaaagctcGACCCAAGTCACCGCCCCTGGAGCTCAAAATTGAAGACTACACGGATGAGCAACTACAAAAACCGAATAAAAATTACGGTGTCCTCATTGATGAGACCCTAACGGCTGCTGGTCCAGACGGCCTGACGCTGAAGCAGATTTACAAGAGGATATGCCAGAGATATCCTTGGTTCTATTTCCATACCGAGACGAAGGGCTGGGAGAGCAGCGTCAGGCACAACCTCATTGGGAACGAAGCAttcaagaaggacgaaaCAACGAATCTCTGGTCACGAGTTCCCGGTGTTGAGTTGGACGCAgggaagaagcgcaaggccACCTCCCCCGATAGAGGTTTGGCAGCTCAGGGCTATGGACCGTACTCGTATCCATACAATGCCGCTCAGCACATGCCTCCTGGAGCTGCCGCAGGCTACCCTCCTGGTCAAGCACCGCCAGGCTACCCAGCCCTGGGATATCAAGGTCAGCCAGGCCAGGTGCCTCGTCCAATGCAACCTTACGCACCCGCACCGGCTCACGCTGGGCAACCAACCGCACCAGCaccggcggcagcagcagcagcagcacagcCAGTTGCTCCAACCCAACTACCGGGATATGGACctccgccagcaccagccaggGCGCAACCTGGTGTTCCTCAGCCGGGCACATACAGTTCTCCTTATGCATCAAGaccgcctccgccgccgtcGAGCGCTCCAGTTAAGACTGAGCCTGGGACCGCACATCCAGGTGCTacagcgccagcgccagtACAGCCACCTCCGCAGGTTGCGCAAGCAGCGGCCTCTAGAATTGGTGCCAAAACTGTACCTGGATCTGCAGGTTCTCCGCAGACATCTACGCCGGGAAGTCGCCCATCAGCGACGCCGCCCACCACTGCGCCGCCGAGGCCGGTCATTGAGCCTCGACTCTTGTCCGCTGTTGTTGGGCTCAAAgatggtctggttgacaaCCTGAAGAAAGCGCGCAATCCCAAAGCCGAAGCGATAGTCATGTCCGCATTAAATCGCTGCGTAGGACTCAAAAAGGAAGCCACAGAGAACGACAAAATGGAGTCGATTTGTATTAAGGGAATCCGCCAAGTAATCGAGGgcttcaccaagaacaagagtCTCGCGCCCGGTGGATCCGCGTCAACAGAAACACCGCCCATTTTCGAACCTAGAGTCCTTGCCTCTTTGAACGGATTCAAAGACGTGTCCATCAAAGCACTCAAGGTTCGTCTAGGAGAAGCCCGCGCGGAAGCAATCACCCTCTCCGCTATAGACCGCGTGCTTGGCTTCGCAAACGCAAGTATTGTACCACAACCCAGCGAGGGCGACtcggcatcaacgccaaccgGCAACTTGCAGGGTGTGGAGCAGCATCTCATCAGTTCTATTCAGCAACTCCTCAAGGGTATGAAtcagaagctcaaggacgaTTAG